Genomic segment of Apium graveolens cultivar Ventura chromosome 7, ASM990537v1, whole genome shotgun sequence:
GGACGAGGAGAGGTCGTCATTTTCCCCGTCACGGTCATGCCGTGGTGAAAGCGCCAGTAGTTGAAGAAGACACCCAGGGCAGCGGGGAAAACCCGCACATCACTCCGCGGCGCTTGAAATATTCTGATGATGTAGAACCTATTATGGAGCTTGTTGATGAGGACACCGATGGTAGGGAAAGGCCTCGCCTTGGTAACCAGGTGGTGCCACACCCAcataggtctgggcgtacgatggacgagcgtcgtcGTGCAGAGAACACTCAAAACCAAGATGAGGAAGGAAGGGATCTTTCAACCTTGAAAATgaggcttggcataaggttggaagacgatgatttgaggatgttgctggtagaatggcaaaaggaaggaaacaccggagaagcgaggccccgtgaCGCAACGCGTGTGCCCCCTGCATTCCAAGGGATGACAGGGCGTGGCACCGCGAGCACAAGCGTGCCCCTCTGCGAGGAAGGCCCGGAAATTACTACAGGAGATATCAGAGGAATGGACGAGGAAGGATGGGATATCAATATGGAAGAGCGCCCTACAATGGTAGGAGAGATGGAGCGCCCTCCGGTGAAGAAGCCCCTGCCGTTGTTCCCGTAGCTTCCCACAGCGCTACAGGTAATGGGTCCAGGGCGCGTCCTCATGGCCAGGAAGGCGGGCGAATTCAAGTAAGAATGTAAAACAATGATGAAATTCTGTGGCGCGGTCAAGAGGAGCCTCGCATGCGGGAAAATATTCAAAACCAAGATGGTGACATGCCACAGCCGCAGCCTCAGGGTGAGGGGCGGCGAGATCCACCGCCACACCCGGGGGGTAGTCAAGGGGAATTACAGCCAGTCGCAGAACAACCCCAACAGCCTAATGTTCAAACTATTCCAGGAGTAGGGACGTTTAATGTAAACGATCTCAAGAGGTTTctcaaccatcttgagggagGAAGAGTAACGGCGACTGCGCAAGCTCCTTCCCCTTTTGCTGTTGTTGTGAGGGAGGCGCAACTGCCTGCAGGATACAGaaacacaaccaatgacttgcATTTCTACGGGAACTCTGATCCTGTGGAATTTCTGGGGCGTTTTAATATTGAAATGGAcgtatatcaagtacctgatttggcCCAATGTCGTCTCATGGTGGCCACTTTTAGGGAAGGCGCTCAGTAGTGGTTCCAAAAACTGGGTCCAGGTGTGATCACAtcctgggaacagatgaaaactttgttttTGACACAATTTCAAGTTGCAGTGAAGTACACACCACCCGTTACCACCCTAGCTAATGTGAAACAGAAGGAAGGAGAAAGTTTGACCTCATACTTCAAGAGGTTTAATGCAGAATCCACTTTGATGAGGGGTGCAACTGATGAGACGCTGAAAATACTTCTTATAGCTGGATTGCGTGTGGGAACGGATTTCTGGAAGCACCTGCAAGGGAAAGACCCTGTGTCACTGGCTGATGTGCTTGCGCAGGCGGAATCATTCAAAGCAATTGAACAGTCGCTTGCAGAAACAAAAAAAAATGACAACACCCATAACTCCAAGAGGCGATCCAAGAGAAGGGATAGATCCTTGAGCCCAGATTATCGGTGAAATGTCAGAAGCCCCAATAGAGTGAACACTGTGAACACAAGGAGAGAGTGGAGCCCGCCATCGAACTACGAGAGGAAGGTCAACAATTATAAGGATAGAGGAATCTTCAAAAAGCCCGACTgtctaacttcatggcagagTAGAGACAAAAAGAAGTATTGTGACTACCATGAGTCTACCGGCCACGACACCCATGAGTGTCGTCACCTGAGAGATGAAATTGAGGAATTAATCAAGGCTGGATACCTAGGAGAGTGGATTGACAAGGTGAAGCGACGCAGGGGAATCGATGACAAGGGTAAGGATGAAAGACAGCCCCCGCGGGCGGAAGACATTTAAAAAATAGCAGAAGTTAAGTTTCAGAGGGCTGGCAGCATcagggcaatttttggaggacaccctttTGTTGGTGATAGTAATCGAGCACTGGAAAGAAATGCGAAAGAGGCGCGACATCCACCACTCACCAACATTCACAGCTTGGAAGACAGACCTCCGAAGGTCTTTAGGGGGGAGTCCGCTGATATTACGTTCAAGAAAAAAGAATCAAGGTGGTGCATCATCCCCACAACGATGTGCTGGTGATTACCATGCTTATTGGGGCAATGAATGTACATCGAGTCTTCTTGGACAATGGGAGTTCTACAAACATCTTGTACTACAACACTTACAAAAAGCTGGGTTTCCCGGATAGCGACATGTATTTTGAAGATGCACATGTCTACGGCTTTACTGGGGAAGCAGTGAGAGTTATGGGCTCGGTCAGGCTTCCCGTCACGCTCGGGGAAGGAGCTTTGTCAGTCACTCAAATGATAGACTTCAAAGTGCTGGATCAGGATTCCGCGCACAATGTGTTGGTCGGCAGACCTTGGTTGCGagcgttcagggtgataaccttGATACATCACTTAATGATAAAGTTCCCAACACCAAACGGATAGGCATTCTGAGAGGGTTGCAGTATGAGCCACGCGACTGCTATCATAAGGCTGTCAAAGAATTCCATAGGAGAAGGTACGAAGGAAAGGGTCTTCCATTTGAGGATGTAGAGGATATTCACACAAAATCGAGCGGAGAGGTTCATGCCCACTATTTTCTAGAAGGCCCCAAAGAGGAAGAAACCTATGTCACCGGGAACCCTGTTTGGACGCTGGGAAATGTTTCGAAGATCCGTAGCGTGGAAGAAGTGGTGGTGAACCATACAGAGGAGATCATACAGAAGGAGGTTAACGGGGAAAAAttggaaggaagaagtgagattttgcaaGGTCTCGGGAATAACTTCAAGGTGGATGATAATCAAAAGAAAGACGCGCCCTTGAAGAATGAAAATGgaattgaggttgatgctcctccaaaTGAGGACGCGCCCCCTTCATCCGCGTTACACAAAACTATGCCTTGTTTTGAGGTGGATGCTCCCGCTTATGGGGACGCACCCTCAAATGAAAAAGTGGAAGTCGAGGATCCCCGAGACAttgatttcgatttggatcccaggatcccCTTCGAGTTGGATCCCAGGATCCCCATGCCCGCCGAAAAGACGGGGCCGGCCGAAGACATAATATCTATTCCGGTTGACAAAGATGACCCGAACAAGGTTTTGAAGGTGGGATCCCAGTTAGATGATGAAATGAGGGAGAGTCTTACCCGCTTCTTAATTGTAAATCTTGATGtcttcgcatggagtcattcagacaTGGTAGGAATCGACCCAGGAGTAATGTGTCACCGGATGAATATCTTCCTGAATTGCACTGGCATACGACAAAAACGCCGACCGGTGAGTGGGGAAAGGGCAatagcattaaaagaagaagtagacCGGTTGTTGAAGGTAGGTCTAATCAAAGAATCATTCTACTCTGAATGGCTTGCAAATCCAGTGCTTGTGAAAAAGTCGAACgggaagtggaggacatgtgtggatttcacagATCTCAATAAGGCCTGTCCAAATGATAGCTTCCCGTTCccaagaattgatcagttggtttACGCGACAGCGGGGCATGCATTgttgagttttatggatgcatactccggcTACAATCAAATTCTGATGTATGGCCCTAATCAAGAGCATACATCCTTCATTACTGACAGGGGGTTATACTGTTACATAGGAATGCTGTTTGGCTTGATTAACGCTGGCGCAACCTACCAGCGGTTAGTAAACATGATGTTCAAGAACCAAATTGGGAGAACCATGAAAGTGTATGTGGACGATATGCTGGTAAAGTCTAAGGTGGCAAATGACCACATCAAGCACCTGATGGAAATGTTTAACATCCTAAGGAGGTTTTGCATGAAATTAAACCCACAAAAGTGTGTATTTGGCGTGGAGTCGGGCAAGTTTCTCGGATTCATCGTCAACCataggggaattgaggccaaccccgcaaATATCAAGGCATTGTTGGATATGAAGTCACCCACCAATGTGAAATAGGTGCAGAGTTTGACTGGGAGAATCGCCGCGTTAAATCGATTTGTTTCCAAGTCGTCCGATAGATGCAAGGAATTTTTCAAGGCAATTAAGTTAGCGgggaaagactttgtatggacgtcagaatgcgaagaggctttcaaaagaatcaaggagcaaCTGGGAAACCCTCTCATGCTGTCAAAACCGTTGGATGGAGAATCTCTAATACTGTACCTTGCAGTGTCTGAATATTCGATCAGCGCAGTTCTAGTAAGAGAGGAAGATGGGCAGCAGTCACTAGTGTACTAAGTGAGCAAGCGGTTGCACGACGCTGAAACTCGCTACACAAGCATGGAGAAATTGGTGTACGCCCTGAATTGAAGTCCGTACGGCATACCCGCTACGGCAGGTCCTTCATAAACCAGAGTCATCAGGAAGAATGCTAAAGTGGgctgtggagttgggacagtttgatttggaatatATGCCCCGGACATCGATTAAAGGGCAAGCATTAGCTgatttcttgttggaatttgattctgaagttgatGACAAAACTTTAGTGACACTGCATCCTACTCATATAGaggagtatatggaggagtttCCACATCCCTGGTGGATTTTGCATGTGGATGGGGCAGTTAATAATGGAGGAGCAGGTGCGGGTATAGTACTTGTGTCTCCCGAAGGCCATCATCTGATGAGCGtaattcatttcaagttttatgcaacgaataatgatgcggagtatgaAGCGTTGATTAATGGCCTGAAGATTGTTTTGGAAATGGGGGTGCGAAACCTAATTGCAAGAAGTGACTCAGAGCTAGTGGTGAATTAGGTGAACGGGGGATTTCAAGCGCGAGGCCCACGAacagaattatacttgagatgtACACAGCGCCTGATTAGAATGTTCAAAGAAGTTAGGTTGGAATGTGTTCCGCGGGAGAAGAATAGTAACGCG
This window contains:
- the LOC141673405 gene encoding uncharacterized protein LOC141673405, with amino-acid sequence MKTLFLTQFQVAVKYTPPVTTLANVKQKEGESLTSYFKRFNAESTLMRGATDETLKILLIAGLRVGTDFWKHLQGKDPVSLADVLAQAESFKAIEQSLAETKKNDNTHNSKRRSKRRDRSLSPDYRREWSPPSNYERKVNNYKDRGIFKKPDCLTSWQSRDKKKYCDYHESTGHDTHECRHLRDEIEELIKAGYLGEWIDKVKRRRGIDDKGKDERQPPRAEDI